A single window of Melospiza georgiana isolate bMelGeo1 chromosome 6, bMelGeo1.pri, whole genome shotgun sequence DNA harbors:
- the VPS37C gene encoding vacuolar protein sorting-associated protein 37C, giving the protein MDTLRNRTVEELRELQEDSQEIERLALESQEVQELQLEREMALAANRSLAEQNLKFQAPLETGRSDLSKKYQELQELAGRCREQKEKLEKFSAALQPQTLLDLLQVESQKIEEESEKMAEKFLEGEVPLETFLEQFSGMRKLSHLRRVRVEKLQEIVRKSEGSQERPRDSQPPRPPPPHVPTDPPKPFPSGSPAFPLPYSPAPALPPGPSAHGALPPAPFPGSPGTVGHVASSQPSSQPSFPYPLTPAPGYPAASAADSAPGYPRSTSGGFSWSPSRGPAQPLPYPAPQPSPPPAGPRYSPYIPPGPGRPQCPYPTQPPLPNFPIPTQAPYPGPPPPFGYPPPPNPQRPTWPGY; this is encoded by the exons ATGGACACGCTGAGGAACCGGACAGTGGAGGAGCTgcgggagctgcaggaggattCCCAGGAGATCGAGCGCTTGGCTTTGGAATCCCAGGAG gtgcaggagctgcagctggaaaggGAGATGGCCCTGGCTGCCAACCGGAGCTTGGCCGAGCAGAACCTGAAGTTCCAGGCGCCGCTGGAGACGGGGCGCAGCGACCTCTCCAAGAAataccaggagctgcaggagctggctgggaggTGCAGGGAGCAGAAGGAGAAGCTGG AGAAATTCTCGGCAGCCCTGCAGCCGCAGACTTTGCTGGATCTCCTCCAGGTGGAAAGCCAGAAGATTGAAGAGGAATCTGAG AAAATGGCTGAGAAGTTCCTGGAGGGGGAGGTGCCCCTGGAGACATTCCTGGAGCAGTTTTCTGGGATGAGGAAGTTGTCCCACCTGCGCCGGGTCCGAgtggagaagctgcaggagaTCGTGAGGAAGTCGGAGGGATCCCAGGAGCGCCCCAGGGACTCTCAgcctcctcgtcctcctcctcctcacgtTCCCACGGATCCACCAAAGCCCTTCCCATCGGGATCTCCGGCTTTCCCTCTTCCCTACAGCCCggctccagcccttcctcccGGCCCCTCTGCCCACGGAGCGCTTCCTCCCGCCCCTTTCCCGGGATCCCCGGGCACCGTGGGACACGTGGcttcctcccagcccagctcccagccctccttTCCCTACCCTCTCACTCCAGCTCCCGGATATCCGGCGGCTTCCGCTGCTGACTCTGCGCCAGGCTATCCCAGATCCACCTCGGGAGGCTTTTCCTGGTCTCCATCCCggggcccagcacagcccttgcCCTatcctgctccccagccctctcctccccctgccGGACCGAGATACTCTCCCTACATCCCACCTGGACCAGGGAGACCGCAGTGTCCGTACCCCACTCAGCCCCCTCTCCCGAATTTCCCGATCCCAACGCAGGCTCCCTATCCCGGGCCTCCCCCACCCTTTGGATACCCCCCACCTCCGAACCCTCAGCGTCCTACCTGGCCTGGATACTAA
- the CD5 gene encoding T-cell surface glycoprotein CD5, with amino-acid sequence MAARLPVLCLLLGMWAIPDHGGATWIPGESDLRLTRGGCRCTGILEVKWENQWRPICWESVSVADLDWICQRLECGPRTSEPLEFNIPGGKGLQSLARRCSSPPECQWELENCTNHVIVACGEPVKTTPKPPPTPPTTTPEPTGPPRLRLVDGNFSCSGFLELHKRGLWGAVASIPRSRTHLVTLICQELRCGTAGSSHGEPDPGIHLPVRWEAVESCGSRSLLDCFNRSSSRGKAPAFITCSDSQPRALRRLAAGPTPCEGDIQVFHEGQWWDLCESRAAQRDRHGRQICRELGCGNLTSSTEIREPPSTGVTCGLEPLHLCQPKPGNSRSCSRTRVVCQDSKPLPTGTSAGTVVSICLALLLFLILSLICGPPAYRKLMKRISKRKQRQWIGPTGLNQTVSFHRSSSAPRPRGQGGDNDYAQPPKKSSQLSAYPALEAACRRSNPPDNSSDNDYDLHSARRV; translated from the exons ATGGCAGCCCGGCTGCCCGTCCTGTGCCTCCTGCTGGGAATGTGGG CCATTCCTGACCATGGAGGAGCCAcctggatccctggag AATCCGACCTGAGACTCACCAGAGGAGGCTGCCGCTGCACTGGGATACTGGAGGTGAAATGGGAAAACCAGTGGAGACCGATTTGCTGGGAGAGCGTGAGCGTGGCCGACCTGGATTGGATCTGCCAGAGGCTGGAGTGCGGCCCCAGGACCTCTGAGCCCTTGGAGTTCAACATTCCTGGTGGGAAAGGGCTACAGAGTCTGGCCAGGAGGTGCAGTTCCCCGCCTGAATGCCAATGGGAGCTGGAAAACTGCACAAATCATGTCATTGTTGCctgtggag AGCCGGTGAAAACCACTCCCAAGCCCCCACCCACACCCCCGACCACCACTCCGGAGCCCACGG GACCCCCCAGGCTGCGGCTGGTGGACGGGAATTTCAGCTGCTCCGGCTTCCTGGAGCTGCACAAgcgggggctgtggggggcCGTGGCGAGCATCCCGCGCTCCCGGACACATCTGGTCACCCTCATCTGCCAGGAATTGCGCTGcggcactgctgggagcagccacgGCGAGCCGGACCCAGGGATCCACCTGCCGGTGCGGTGGGAGGCGGTGGAATCCTGCGGGAGCCGCTCCCTGCTGGACTGCTTCAacaggagcagctcccgggGGAAAGCGCCCGCCTTCATCACCTGCTCAG ATTCCCAGCCGCGGGCCCTGCGGAGGCTGGCAGCCGGCCCCACGCCGTGCGAAGGGGACATCCAGGTGTTCCATGAGGGACAGTGGTGGGATCTGTGTGAGTCCAGAGCAGCGCAGCGAGACAGGCACGGCCGGCAGATCTGccgggagctgggctgtgggaatCTCACCTCCAGCACGGAAATCCGGGAGCCTCCCTCGACAGGAGTTACCTGTGGGCTTGAACCCCTGCACCTCTGCCAGCCCAAGCCTGGGAATAGCCGGAGCTGCTCCCGGACCAGAGTTGTGT GCCAGGACTCAAAGCCGCTTCCCACGGGAACATCTGCTGGAACCGTCGTGAGCatctgcctggccctgctgcttttcctcatcCTTTCCCTGATCTGTGGCCCTCCTGCCTATCGGAAGCTGATGAAGAGAA TTTCCAAGAGGAAGCAGCGCCAGTGGATCGGCCCCACGGGACTCAACCAGAcgg TGTCCTTCCACCGCTCCAGCTCCGCTCCGAGGCCtcggggacagggaggggacaacGACTACGCTCAGCCCCCCAAAAAgagctcccagctctctgcttaCCCAG CTCTGGAAGCAGCGTGCCGGCGTTCCAACCCTCCGGACAACTCCTCGGACAATGACTATGACCTGCACTCCGCCCGCAGGGTGTGA